The Spirosoma oryzicola region AAAGAGGGGCATGAGACGTTACGGCTTCGGGTTGGTGACGTGTTTCCGACTGCAAAGGAAACATATCATTGAAACGATAAAGCGTAATCGGCTAATTTTTCTACTTCATTGACCAGCGGATTCAGAACATCGAAGGGTACAACGTGCAGTCGGGTAGTCGAATCGTAGCCAAAAACGGGTAATGGCTGCTGAAACGTTTCGTTGGCCGGATACACCAGAAAGAGATCGCTGGCTTCGTATTTTTTGCCGTACGCAAAGAGCTGGTATAAGTCAGCATGATCGATTCCGTAGCTTCCCGAATGGTCGGTGCCCGTCACTTCTTTCCATTTCATGTCCAGCACAAACTTGCGGTCGCTGTGCTCAATAACAATATCGGGGCGTAACTTAAACTTGGGCATGCCAGCGTGTTCGTCAACCAAATGTGCCAGCGATTCTTGCACCGTCACCTTGTCGGCCTCGGGCCAGTACCGGCGGATACCGTGCGAGACGTAATCCTCGAAAACACGCTCCATTGGAAACAGAAGCGACAAATCGGCAGTCAGCCCCACTTTGACGCCATACGCCCGCCGACCCAGCAAGGCTTCCGCCCAGCGCAACGCCAGTTCATAGCGGGCAAACAGCCGATTCGACCGTTTTACCAGTTTCAAATCGTCCTGTACGGACCCACAAGCCGAAATTCCGTCCAACGCCCCATCCAGTTGCCGAATGCGTTGCTGAACCGGAGCGCTGTGGTTCCGCTGCTGCAAATAATGCAACGTCGTTTTCAGGATTCGATTGGGCGCTACATCGGCGGTTAGCACGTCATACACCACCGCTAGCCGTTCGGCATGTTGCGCGTTTTCGCGTTGCTGACGGGTGGATTGAAACCGTCCTTTCCAAAACCGCTCATTGCTTTCTACCGAAACGTAAGACCGCTGAAGACCCTGCTGCACCAGCGATTCCAATGCGTCCAGAAAAGCGGTGACAAACACCTCCCACAGCGGCAGGTGCGTAGCATTGGTATGCGCCGACGAGAGCGTACGAAACGGGCCGTGTTGCAGGTGTCGCAACATCGAAAGCAGCATCGAACGGCTGGTAGCACCTCGCCCGATTTTGGGTAAGATTTCTAGCTGGGTTCCGTCTGGCAAGGTCACCAACCCAACGTATTTCCGAACCCGAACGTATTCGCGACCCTTTTGTACGAAAAAAGTCAATAAGCCATCGACCCCTTCCGCATCGACGGCTAGTTGCCGGAGTGCTTCAAAAACGGCGTCCGTTACAGACACATCGGCCGATGGGCCGGGGCGAATGGCACGGTCGGTTTCCTTGCCGATTAGGCCATTTTCAGCAACGGAAAGGATCGAAGGCATAACTAGTGTTGATTGGGACAGGTAGTGACAGAGCGGGCGGGGTGGTGTCAGGTTTAAGAACCTGACACCACCCCGCCCGGACACTTTGTTTGTATGCAGTCTTAAATCGTTACGCTGGGTTGCGTTACGTAGCGCAGCAGTTCCTGCTTGGTCGCTTCTTCGGCAAACTTCCCGTTGTACGATGCCGTAACCGTCGATGAATTGACATCATGCACACCCCGTGTCGATACGCACAGGTGTTTGGCGTCGATGATCACGGCTACGTCTTCTGTTTCAAGTATTTTTTTCAACTCGTCGGCAATTTGTACCGTCAGCCGTTCCTGCACCTGAGGGCGTTTGCAGAAATACTCGACAATGCGGTTGAGCTTCGACAAACCGATTACTTTACCGCTGGAAATGTAAGCTACGTGCGCTTTACCGATGATCGGGACAAAATGGTGTTCGCAATAGGTCTGAACGGTAATATCTTTCTCGACCAGCATCTCGTTGTACCGAAACTTGTTGTCGAACAGCGTCGGAGCGGGTTTGTTGGCCGGATTCAGTCCCCGGAAAATTTCTTTCACGTACATCTTGGCCACGCGCCGTGGCGACCCCTTCAGGCTGTCGTCGGTCAGGTCAAGGCCCAGAATGTTCATGATCTCCCGAAAATGCTCTTCGATCAGATCGACTTTCAGCTCGTCATCCAGGTCAAACGCATCGGGACGCATGGGCGTATCGACGGACGAAGCACCGTGCGCGTCACCAATTTCATCGACGAGTTCGTCCTGATCTGCCATGGCGGAATAATTTTCGTGACGACTATATCCATTCGTGTGCACTCCCTCTTGCTGGTTGGCACTCGCGCCATTAAGCGGGGTACTCGACGAAGTTCCGTTCAGTTTCATACAGTCTGATTTTAAGATCTAAGCCCTCGCTTAGCTGATTGCGTAAAATGGTATAAATAACGATAGCAATGTTTTCGGCCGAAGGATTCAGGTCGGCAAACTCTTCGGTGTCGAGGTTGAGGTTTTTGTGATCGAAGCGCTCCGTAACGTGTTCTTTGATGAGATCACCCAGGTACTTCATGTCAATCACATAACCCGTCTCGGGGTCAATCGGGCCCGTAACTTGTATAATCAGCTCGTAATTGTGACCATGATAATTGGGGTTATTGCATTTACCGTAGACGCGGGTGTTTTTCTCATCCGACCAGTTTGGATTGTGCAGACGATGAGCCGCGTTGAAATGTTCCTTGCGAAACACCGCAACCCGTGGGGCATTGGCCCGTTGTGTATCCATAAAAAGAAAATCGAAACCAGGATTCGATCAACCTGTCGTTACAAAGTTTGTGTACAACACAGGCAGACGGCGGAGCGTGTAGCCAGTACACTCCTCAGTGTGCTATTCTGCTTCGTAACAGGGTGTTTTTTAAAATTGTTCGACCGTTTCAACGAAACATTCAACCTAAAAAGCCCCCTATTCGCCTTCATAACACCTGTCATCACGGTATTGTTCCGCTCGTCATTCTGCGGAACCGGGCTCGTATTGCTACCGTTGACGTACCATGAAACGCGTACAAACCGCCATGATCACACTCGCTCTTATACTTGCTATTGCCACGGGTTCCACTTTTCTTTTTTTACGACAGGACGTCTTCGGCAGCGACCCGGCCACGACTCGTCTGGAGCGCATCAAGCAATCGAAAAACTACCAAAACGGGGTCTTTGAAAACCTCGAACCGACGGCAGTCATGCGCGAGGACGGGTCTTACTGGCAAATGATGAACGATTATTTCCACAAAGACAAGTTCAATACCCCGCCCCAGCCGCTGCCTTCCGTTAAAACCGATTTAAAGTCACTTGCCGACGATAAACCGACCGTTGTTTGGTTTGGGCATTCTTCGTACCTCATCAAAGCAAACGGTACCACCGTACTGGTCGATCCGGTTTTTAGTGGCTACGCGTCGCCCGTGTCGTTTTTCGGAAAATCATTCGCCGGTTCGGATGTGTACCGGGTAGACGACATGCCCGATATTGATATGCTGGTCATTTCGCACGACCACTACGACCACCTCGACTACAAAACGATCACGGAACTGATCCCTAAGGTCAAGAAATTTTACACCGCGCTGGGTGTAGGGGCACACCTCGAACGGTGGGGCGTTCCAGCCGACCGCATTGTCGAATTCGACTGGTGGGAAGGCAAACAAGTAGCGAGTGACATTCAACTAACGGCGGTTCCGGCACGACACTTTTCGGGTCGTAGCCTTGCCCGGGGCAAAACACTCTGGTCGTCCTATGTGCTTAATCTGCATGGCTACACCTTGTTTCTGGGTGGAGATTCGGGCTACGGTACGCACTTCAAGGAAATTGGCGACAAGTACGGTCCGTTCGACCTGGCTATTCTCGAATGCGGTCAATACGGTAAAGACTGGCCCAACATCCACATGTTTCCCGAAGAGGTTGTTACGGCGGCCGAGGATTTACGCGCCAAAACGCTTTTACCGGTTCACTGGGCTAAGTTCTCGCTGGCTTATCACGCCTGGAACGAGCCGATTCAACGACTTGTAACGCGGGCATCCGAAAAAGCCCTGCCCATAACAACACCCCGAATTGGTGAGCCGGTAGTCGTCAACGCGAGCTATCCACGGTCGGTCTGGTGGAATTTTTAAACGAAATAAACTTCTTTAGCGGACAGGATTGGCCCAACGAACTGGATTTTTTGACGATCCATTCCGTTCATTGGGCCAATCCTGTCCTTATTTTAGCCGAATTCCTTATCTTTCCCGTTCTAAAAACTGCTTTTGCATGAATCTTACGCCTACCCGCCGTCAATTTATCAAAACCGCTGCGTTAACGGGCACAGCGGCCACGGTTTTTCCATCCATCTTAACCGGTGCAAAGCCTGCCGATACCAAAGTTCGATTAGGCTTTATTGGCGTCGGGCTTCGGGGACGTAGTCATGTGGAGCAGGCCCTGTACCGCGAAGACGTGGTCATTCCGGCCATTTGTGATGTTGACCCGAACAGCATTGCCCTGACCAACGAGATTTTTAAGAAGAAAGGCAAACCACTACCCGAAGCGTATTCGAAAGGCGACGAAGCGTTTTTGCAGATGCTCAAACGCGATGATCTCGACGGTGTTATCATCGCGACGCCCTGGGAATGGCACGTACCGATGGCGGTGGCGACGATGAAAGCCGGGAAATACGCGGGCGTAGAAGTATCGGCCACGGTGAAGCTAAAAGAGTCGTGGGATTTAGTCGATACGTCGGAGAAGACCGGGGTTCCGTGCATGATCCTGGAAAACGTCTGCTACCGGCGCGACGTACTGGCTATTCTAAACATGGTCCGGCAAGGGATGTTCGGCGAAATGACCTACGCGCACTGCGGCTACCAACACGACCTACGCGAGGTAAAATTCAACAATGGCAAACAAGCCTACGGCGGTGGGGTTGAGTTCGGGGCTAAAGGTTATTCGGAAGCACACTGGCGTACGCAACACTCGGTGGATCGCAACGGCGATATCTACCCAACGCACGGGCTGGGACCGGTAGCTCACTGGCTGAATATCAACCGGGGGAACCGCTTTACGCACCTGACCAGTACCGCTACCAAAAGCCGGGGTTTGCACAAATACGTCGTCGATAAAGGCGGGGCCAATCACCCCAACGCTAAAGTCAATTTTAAACTCGGTGACGTGGTTACCACGGTTGTCGAGTGCGCCAACGGTGAAAATATCGTTATTATTCACGATACTAACTCGCCCCGCCCCTATTCGCTGGGATTCCGGGCGCAGGGTACGCAGGGCATCTGGATGGACGACAATGACATGATTTACCTGGAAGGCGTCAGTCCAAAAGCTCACACCTGGGAGCCGTTTGCTGCCTATCAGGAAAAATACGACCACCCTCTCTGGAAACGGCACGCGCAAACCGCCGAGAATGCCGGACACGGTGGTATTGACTTTTTTGTGATGCGGGCGTTTATCGAATCCGTCAAAACCAAGACTCCTCCGCCGATTGACGTGTACGATGCAGCCGTCTGGAGCGCGATCAGCCCGCTGTCGGAGGAAAGCATCGCGGGCGGCAGTAAACCCGTTGAAATTCCTGATTTTACGCGGGGTAAGTGGAAGACGAACAAACCTATTTTCGGGCTTAACGACCAATTTTAGGTAGCTTCTGAGCGACGAAACGAATTTCTATTCTTAATTTGTAAAAAAATTTAAAATATACCAATCGCGCGCTCTTTCCATTTCTAAGCGACTCTTTCTCATGACACCAACTGCCACCCCTCCGCAGGTTCGTCCCAATTACACCATCCCGCTGATCATCATCGGCGCTTTGTTTTTTATTTTTGGCTTCGTCACCTGGGTCAACAGTGTGCTTATCGCTTTTTTTAAGCAGGCGTTCAACCTGAGTACGGTCGGCTCGAACCTAGTGGCCTTTGCGTTTTTTATTTCGTACACGCTTATGGCCATTCCGTCGTCGGCTCTGCTGAAAAAAACCGGCTTCAAGAACGGTATGTCATTAGGATTGCTGGTCATGGCGGTTGGTACGCTGATCTTTGTTCCGGCGGCCAAATCGGTTTCGTATCCGTTGTTTCTGGTTGGTCTTTTCCTGATCGGCATCGGCCTGACGGTACTGCAAACGGCTTCGAATCCCTACGCGACCATTCTTGGTCCCCGCGAAAGTGCGGCCCAGCGCATCAGCTTCCTGGGTATTGCCAATAAACTGGCCGGAATCATCAGCCAGATCATTTTCGGTGGGTTATTGTTAACCAGCGGCAATGCCGTTGCCGGTGCAGCTTCTCTGGAAAAAGTAGTTTCTCCTTACCTGATTTTAACGGGTGTTCTGGTCGTTCTAGCCGGGCTGATCCGCTTTTCGAGCCTACCCGAAGTATCGGAAGAGCAGGATGATTCACCCGCCGATGTTACATCGCATACAAGCGTAGGCCAGTTCCCCAACCTTGTCTTGGGCGTTATCGCCTTATTTTGCTACGTTGGCGCGGAGGTAATTGCCGGTGATACCATTATCAACTATGGTAAAGCCATTGGTTTTGACAACGATCAGGCGAAGTACTTCACGACCTACACCCTGTATGGTTTGCTGGCGGGCTATGTGCTAGGCATCGTGCTGATTCCACGGGTTATCTCTCAGCAGACATCCCTGCGATTCGGAGCCATCTACGGACTTGTCTTAACAACGGCAACGCTGGTAACCAGTGGCTTCACGTCGGTGCTCTGCGTAGCCTTGCTTGGTTTTGGGCTGGCTCCTATCTGGCCAGCTCTTTGGCCGCTGGCGCTCAACCGTTTAGGTCGGTTTACCAAAATTGGATCGGCCTTGCTGATTATGGGCATCTCAGGCGGTGCGTTGCTGCCACTGGTGCATGGCTACCTTACGGACGCTATCAGCCCGAAAATGGCGTATGCCATGCTATTGCCTTTGTTTGGTTTCATCCTGTACTACGCAACGGTAGGCTACAAGAAAACAAGCTGGTAATGCCTACGACTGATTCTACCCCTGTCGCGTCGACGCTGACGGCTTCAACGCCAGGTCGTATCTGCCTGTTTGGCGAACATCAGGATTACCTGGGTTTACCGGTGATTGCCGCTGCAATTTCCCGACGTATTCAGATTCAGGCGAAGCAGGTCGATAAGCCCGGTTTTCGACTGAATCTACCGGACATTAATGCGACCGTTGCTATTCCGTTTGATGGTACCGAACTGGCTTATCCCAATAGTCGGGATTACTTTCGGTCGGCGGTCAACATACTTTTGCGCGAAGGATTTCAATTCTCCAAGGGTATTGACGGTGAAGTGCATGGCAACATTCCCATCAACTCCGGCACCTCTAGTTCTTCGGCCCTGCTCGTAACCTGGCTGAACGTGCTGACGCAACTGGCTGACGAACCTCGTCAGCTACCGCAGGAGCGACTGGCGGAACTGGCTTACGTAGCCGAAGTACTTGAATTTGGCGAACCGGGTGGTATGATGGACCATTACTCAACCGCCGTTGGTGACGTTATCTACCTGGAATCGACACCCAAAATCGCCCTTCGTAAATTTCACCCGATGCTTGGCACGTTCGTATTGGGCGACTCGCAGGAGCCGAAAGATACAATTGGTATTCTGTCACGGGTCAAGTTTGGTATGCTCGATATCATCAAGAGGCTTAAAACGGTAAATCCCGCCTTTTCGCTGCACGAGGCTACACTTACCGAAGCGGCTGAGTTCAAGGATATATTGACCAAAGATGAATATATTTTGCTGAAAGGAAATCTGGAGAATCGGGACATTCTTCGCGAAGCCCTAACCGTTTTGGATGCCTCCGCTACATCGGCAAGTATCGATCACATCCGGTTCGGGCAGCTCTTAACCCAGCACCAGACTAATTTGCGCGATGCCCAGCGGATCAGCACTCCAAAGATCGACCGTATGCTCGACGCAGCACTCGCAGCGGGTGCATTAGGCGGCAAAATCAACGGATCAGGTGGAGGAGGCTGCATGTTTGCGTACGCCCCTGAACATCCCGAAAAGGTTGCCGAAGCAATTGAGCGCGAGGGCGGCAAAGCGTACGTCATAACCGTAGCCGAAGGAACAACGACCTTTTCCAATAAGCCTTAAAGCTATTTTAGGTTTTTATACAAGAAATGTGCTTTTGTCATCCCGACGCCAGGAGGGATCTTCGGGAACAGGTGTTTAGTCCTTTTTCGAAGATCCCTCCTGGCGTCGGGATGACAAAAAATGTTTGTTTTCAGCGCCAAAAACGAGTAAGGCCCTATTCGGTGAATAGGGCCTTACTCGTTTTTGCGGTCTATTTCACACTAGCCGCTCGTTGCGCTGGAAACCACGAGGTTAAAAACGTAACGAGGATGACCAACACACTTACCAGCACAAGGTCGCTGGTATCAAGCCGAACAGGATAGGCGTCGATTATCGAACTGACAGTCCCCATTCCGATAAATCCGTATCGTTCCTGCGCAAGACAGATGACAATGCCGAGTACCAGACCGGTAAAAGCCCCCGTCAGCGCAATAATCGCTCCTTCAGTCATGAAAATTCGGCGTACCAGCCCCGTCGTGGCCCCCATCGCGTAAAGAATTCGGATATCTTCTTTCTTTTCGATAACCAGCATCGACAGCGTAAAAAAGATGTTGATGGATGCCACCAGAATGATAAATGAGAGTGTGATCGCAACAAGAAGCTTTTCGATCCGAATCGTCCGGTATAGATCAACGTTCAGGTCGTCGCGACTTTGGACCAGCAACTTTTCGCCTACAATCGTCTGCAATGCCTGTTTAGCCGCATTTTCATCCGTACCGGGCTTTAACTGAATCTCAAGGCTAGTCACTTCGTTGGGCCCGTACCCTAACAACGACCGCGCCACATTGACCGGAATCAGTACGAAGTTGTCGTACTTCGATTCAATAAAAAACACGCCTGAAACCGTCAAAGCTTCCCGGTTGAATGCATCCGGATTGAGCACACTAAACGATTGACCACTTTGCGGGTACAGGATTTCCAGCGGTGTCAGAATATCAACCGCCGAAATACTCAGGTCATTGCGAACCCCGTCGGCCACGATCGCGTAGTTGACGCCCTGATCGCGGAGCCGCAACCGTCCTTCGAGTAAGGCCGAATCGAGCTGTTTTCGTTGTAGATAGGTATCATCAACGCCTTTAAGCCGGACAACGGTTTGCCCGTTAGCGTAGCGGGCCAGAGCGTTATCCTGCGCTACAGTAGTCAGAAGGCTAACGCCTGTCGTCTGACGCAACCGATTCAAGAGTTCCGGCGATGCCACGAACCGTTTCCCTTCCCTGGGCGAGACGGTCATGTCGGCTTCAAACGTTTTAAAAATCTGGCGGTTCAGCTCATCCATCCCGTTGAAGACGGAAAGGACAACAACCAGTGCCATCGTTCCGACGCCTACACCAAGCATTGACAGAATAGACAGCCAGCTGATAAAGCTGCGTTTCTTGCGGGAAAAAAAATAGCGTCGGGCGATCCAGGCGGGGAGGTTCATATACAACGGGTGAATGAGTGGGTAAGTGAATGAGTGAATAGCGCTGATCGATTATTCGCTCATTCACTCACGCCCAATTCGCTTACTCTTCGTCTTCATCCTCCTCTGGTGCGGGCGGAATGTCGAGACCAGCGAATAGTTTGTCCATCTTGTCGGCGTATTCAGCCGTATCGTCCATGAAGAAACTGAGATCAGGAACAATGCGCAACTGATGGCGAACCCGTTCGCCGAGATGCTGACGAATAATTTTACCTTTTTCCTGAATGCTTTCCAGCAGCATTTGCTTATTCTTCGTAGCCAGGAAGCTCAGGTACACGCGCGCTACGCTCAAATCCGGCGATATGCGCACACTGGTGACCGTAATAAAGGCCCCATTGAACAAATGCGGCACCTCACGCTGAAAAATTTCACTTAAATCTTTCTGCAACTGCCTGGATACTTTCTGTTGTCGTTTTGATTCCATACTATCTTACCTGGGTATCTAGTTGAACGGGCAACTGATCGAATAGTTTTCCGTTTGCATATAAGCCCACTACCTGTTTATTCGCGAACAATCCGGCAACTCAACTGGACTCCCGGACCGCAAATATCCGTACCTTTTTCGGTTCTGCCGAAATTGACCGTAAATTCGCAGGGTGAGTTCGCGCCTGAGTGGGTCAATTCAGGCTCTTTGTCGCTTGAATTCATGCGCCTGCTCACCACCAACATACTGAATTACCGACTGTTTTGTTACGTTTTTTTCGCTCTTACTTTCCGTATCAATACGTAAGCCTGCTCGGTTTACTGTTACTGATTCGTCTGCCGCTGTTACTGCACCCGTTTCCTTTGTTGATACCAGAGCTAAACTGGCTGTTGGTGGGCGAACAGATTGGTGAAGGGAATCTGCTCTACCGCGACATCTGGGATAGTATCAGCCCCCTGTCGGCAGTGGTTTACTGGGGTTTGCACACGCTGTTTGGCCGGTCCACTCTGGCACTCCACGTGGCGGCTACGGTGGTTTCGGTATTCCAGATTGTGTATTTCAACTACCTGACCAACAACCGCGATGTGTATCCCGACCGCTCGTTCTGGCCGGGCCTGATCTACATGCTGTTTCTGCACCTGTCCTTCGATTGCCTGACGCTTTCGCCCGTGCTGATGTCCACCAGCTTTCTGTTGCTTGCTTTCGGCACGCTTATTAAACAAATGGAACGCCGGGGCGCTACCGACGAGGTTTTTGAAGTCGGTTTTTACATTGGCATTGCGGCTTTATTTTATCTCCCATCGGCGCTGTTTATAATTTGGGCCTCCCTGTCACTTCTTTTCTACACGGGAGCAAGTTTTCGGCAGCACTCGCTGGCGTTGTTTGGCTTTCTGTTCCCAATTGCGGCTACCGTGCTGTTTTATTATCTCAACAACAGCCTGGACGATTTTAACCGCAACCTGCTGGCGTCTGTATTCCGGGTTCGGCAATATTCGCTGTCCGACTTTCAGTCCCTGTTTGCTTCGTTGTTTATTCCACTGGGTCTGGGTATACTGGGTTTTCTTAGCTTATTCAGTAGCACAAGCCGCTACGTCAACTTTCAGCAGCGCGTTCAGCAGATCATGATGGTCTGGTTCGTTACGGCGTTTCTGACGATTGCGCTCATGCCGTTCCTGGCTCCCATGTCTTTCCTGAGTTTTGTGCCGCCGATGGCTTATTTTGCCATTTATTACTTTGAAAATATTCGCAAACAATGGCTCGCTGAATTGGGTTTCTCGGTGGCTTTTGGTCTGATTCTCCTCTTGTTTTACCAAGGTCTTCTCGGAATTATTCCGGGCGTCGAATTAGGCCGATTGAGTAGTTTACAGGTACGCCCTTCGCCCCTTCCGGATAACATTCGGAATCAGCATATTTTAATCATCGGCGAAGATTTAAGCGCGTATCGGGAAAACCGCCCGGCGACACCTTACCTCAACTGGGATCTGGCTAAGTATGATCTGAAAAATCTGGATAACTACGAATCGGTTATCAACGTATTCGATCATTTTCGAAAAGACCCACCCGACTACATCATTGATCGGGAAAACGTGATCGATAAATTGTTTCAACGCGCCCCGGCCCTGGCTAGCCGCTACGAAAAAACGGCAACAGCGGGCGTATACAAGCGAAAATAGATAAAAATTTGTAGCTTGTTGTTCTTTCTGACAGAGCTATAGCCTGCGAACGAAAACCGTAAATTTTTTAGTGACATGCCTTCCCACTCGTTCACCAATAAACGCACGAATCTTTACATCTTCCTAAGCGCTGTTTTCCTGACCAACGCCCTGATTGCGGAAATAATCGGCGTCAAAATCTTTTCGGTTGAGACGTTACTGGGTACCCGGCCCGCACAAATTCATCTGTTTGACAATTTCGTACTGGACTTTAATCTTACCGCCGGGGCTATCATCTGGCCGTTTGTCTTTATCACCTCCGATATTATTAACGAGTATTTCGGTAAGGCGGGTGTCCGGCGAATTTCGTTTCTGACGGCAGGTTTTGTGGGATACAGCTTTCTGATTATCTACGCGGTTACGAACCTTCCTCCGGCGCAATTCTGGCTTGACGTGAACGCGAAAGACGGAGCCGGAAACCCTATCAACATTGACAACGCTTTTCAGATGATTTTTCGCCAGGGACTAGGCATTATCATTGGTTCGTTGACTGCTTTTCTGGTTGGTCAGATTCTGGATGTGTACGTATTCCATTCGTTGCGCAAAATCACAGGAAGCCAGAAAATCTGGCTTCGGGCTACCGGTTCTACGCTTGTTTCACAGCTCGTTGACTCGTTCGTTGTGCTGGGTATAGCGTTCTATGTTTTCGGCAACTGGTCGCTGACGCAGGTACTAGCAGTAGGCATCATCAATTACATCTACAAAGCAACATCAGCCATCGTACTGACGCCTTTGTTGTACGTAGCGCATTACTTCATCGACCGTTACCTCGGAAAAGAACATGCCGAAGAACTAGCGAATGAATCGGCCATGAGTTCGTTTATGTAAGGCTACGGCGCCAGTTATCGAGCAACACTGCCGTGGCAATACCCACGTTCAATGATTCGGCTTCGCCGTAGCGCGGGATGGTTACCCGCTTGGTAACGTACTGCCCGATCTCAGGACTGATCCCATTCGACTCATTGCCCATAACCAGATAGCCCGACTTACTGAAAGCGAGTGCATGCACATCGTCGCCACCCAGAAATGCACCGTACACGATCTGCCCCTTAGCCGACTGTTTCAAAAACTGCTCAATATCACCGTACCACCAGTTCACCCGCGTGAAGGAACCCTTACTGGCCGAAATCACTTTCGGATTGTACACGTCAGCGGTCGTTTCGGAGCAAATGATTTTACGGATGCCGTACCAATCGGCAATGCGGATGATGGTGCCCAGATTGCCCGGATCGCGGATATCATCCAGAATCAGCGCGATTTCGTCGGGTCCAGCCAATAGCGGACGGTTTTCTTTCGTTCTGACGACAGCCAGAGCCGCGTTGTTGCTTTCAAGGGTCCCCGTTCGCTCCAGATCAGCCACTGACGCAATTTCGACCGGCGTTCGTTGGCGGTCTGTCAGTCGAGTGTTTTCTTTGTAGAATGCTTCGGTCGCCACCAGCAGGTCGACCTGAAAATCAGATTGCAGCACTTCCTGCACGCTCTTGGCTCCTTCGACCAGAAAAGCGCCATGCTGCTGACGGTATTTTTTCTGATGTAGCGACTGAATGTATTTGATTTGATTTTTGGAAAGCATGAAAAAAATAGATGGTGTGCGCTGTATGATGTATGATTGGCTGGCGGGCCGTACATTATGCATCCTACATCATAAGTCCGTCGTTATCGTATGTATGCTGACAGTCGCACTGTCAGGCTGTTTAAGTTCTAAAAAGTTACAGGGCGATCAATACCTGCTCACCGCGCAGACGGTCAAAGGAAACCGCACGGTCACGCGCGAACAACTCGAGAGCCTTATTCCCCAGCGCCCCAACCGCCGTACGCTTGGCTTACCCATCACACCGCCCCTTTGGTTTTATCAGCTGGGTCTGCACTCCTACAACCGCGAAGCGGTGTTGCGCGAGCTACAGGCCAAAACTAATGAATTTGAACAGCAAAGCCAGCAATTGGCCAACCAGCCCAAAGCGCTGAAGAAACTAAACCGGCGCTTCAGCCGGCAAGCCAAGAAACTTCGCCTGAAGGCCGAAGAAGGAAACTGGCTGATGCGTAATCTGGGTGAACCGCCTTCGTACTTCGCAGAACGCGATGCGCAGACGAACGCGGCTAAAATGCAAAAGTATCTGTCGGATAAAGGATTTTTCCACGCCCGAACCGCCTATAAACTGGATACACTGCGCCGGCGGCAGATTCGCGTTAACTATCTGATCACCGAAAATGCGGGCTTTTACCTGCGAACGGTGCGATATGAAATTGACGACCCACGCGTCGATTCGCTGGTGCGCAGCTCACTCAATGTGTCAAAATTAAAATCGGGCGATCGGTTTGATCTCGACAATATTTCGGGCGAAAAAGTGCGCAT contains the following coding sequences:
- a CDS encoding sugar MFS transporter: MTPTATPPQVRPNYTIPLIIIGALFFIFGFVTWVNSVLIAFFKQAFNLSTVGSNLVAFAFFISYTLMAIPSSALLKKTGFKNGMSLGLLVMAVGTLIFVPAAKSVSYPLFLVGLFLIGIGLTVLQTASNPYATILGPRESAAQRISFLGIANKLAGIISQIIFGGLLLTSGNAVAGAASLEKVVSPYLILTGVLVVLAGLIRFSSLPEVSEEQDDSPADVTSHTSVGQFPNLVLGVIALFCYVGAEVIAGDTIINYGKAIGFDNDQAKYFTTYTLYGLLAGYVLGIVLIPRVISQQTSLRFGAIYGLVLTTATLVTSGFTSVLCVALLGFGLAPIWPALWPLALNRLGRFTKIGSALLIMGISGGALLPLVHGYLTDAISPKMAYAMLLPLFGFILYYATVGYKKTSW
- a CDS encoding ABC transporter permease, which gives rise to MNLPAWIARRYFFSRKKRSFISWLSILSMLGVGVGTMALVVVLSVFNGMDELNRQIFKTFEADMTVSPREGKRFVASPELLNRLRQTTGVSLLTTVAQDNALARYANGQTVVRLKGVDDTYLQRKQLDSALLEGRLRLRDQGVNYAIVADGVRNDLSISAVDILTPLEILYPQSGQSFSVLNPDAFNREALTVSGVFFIESKYDNFVLIPVNVARSLLGYGPNEVTSLEIQLKPGTDENAAKQALQTIVGEKLLVQSRDDLNVDLYRTIRIEKLLVAITLSFIILVASINIFFTLSMLVIEKKEDIRILYAMGATTGLVRRIFMTEGAIIALTGAFTGLVLGIVICLAQERYGFIGMGTVSSIIDAYPVRLDTSDLVLVSVLVILVTFLTSWFPAQRAASVK
- a CDS encoding queuosine precursor transporter, whose product is MPSHSFTNKRTNLYIFLSAVFLTNALIAEIIGVKIFSVETLLGTRPAQIHLFDNFVLDFNLTAGAIIWPFVFITSDIINEYFGKAGVRRISFLTAGFVGYSFLIIYAVTNLPPAQFWLDVNAKDGAGNPINIDNAFQMIFRQGLGIIIGSLTAFLVGQILDVYVFHSLRKITGSQKIWLRATGSTLVSQLVDSFVVLGIAFYVFGNWSLTQVLAVGIINYIYKATSAIVLTPLLYVAHYFIDRYLGKEHAEELANESAMSSFM
- a CDS encoding TrmH family RNA methyltransferase codes for the protein MLSKNQIKYIQSLHQKKYRQQHGAFLVEGAKSVQEVLQSDFQVDLLVATEAFYKENTRLTDRQRTPVEIASVADLERTGTLESNNAALAVVRTKENRPLLAGPDEIALILDDIRDPGNLGTIIRIADWYGIRKIICSETTADVYNPKVISASKGSFTRVNWWYGDIEQFLKQSAKGQIVYGAFLGGDDVHALAFSKSGYLVMGNESNGISPEIGQYVTKRVTIPRYGEAESLNVGIATAVLLDNWRRSLT
- a CDS encoding galactokinase family protein, which codes for MPTTDSTPVASTLTASTPGRICLFGEHQDYLGLPVIAAAISRRIQIQAKQVDKPGFRLNLPDINATVAIPFDGTELAYPNSRDYFRSAVNILLREGFQFSKGIDGEVHGNIPINSGTSSSSALLVTWLNVLTQLADEPRQLPQERLAELAYVAEVLEFGEPGGMMDHYSTAVGDVIYLESTPKIALRKFHPMLGTFVLGDSQEPKDTIGILSRVKFGMLDIIKRLKTVNPAFSLHEATLTEAAEFKDILTKDEYILLKGNLENRDILREALTVLDASATSASIDHIRFGQLLTQHQTNLRDAQRISTPKIDRMLDAALAAGALGGKINGSGGGGCMFAYAPEHPEKVAEAIEREGGKAYVITVAEGTTTFSNKP
- the rbfA gene encoding 30S ribosome-binding factor RbfA — encoded protein: MESKRQQKVSRQLQKDLSEIFQREVPHLFNGAFITVTSVRISPDLSVARVYLSFLATKNKQMLLESIQEKGKIIRQHLGERVRHQLRIVPDLSFFMDDTAEYADKMDKLFAGLDIPPAPEEDEDEE